The genomic DNA ACTTTCCAGGCGTGCTCCTTCAACCACTCGGACACGTCTCCGTTTTTTTGTTGGGTCGCAAAAATACAATTTCGCGGCGATTAAACACGAAATATTTTTAAGGCATTTTCAGAGGTGATCTCTGCAACTTTTTCGGCTGCCATTTGCTTGATATCGCCCAGCTTTTCAACGATAGGAATGAGGTAAGCGCTCTCATTCCTTTTACCCCTGAAAGGTACCGGCGGCAAGTATGGCGCATCCGTTTCAAGCACGATGTGTGCGAGGTCTATTTTCGCCAATACTTCCGGGAGGCCGGCATTTTTGTAGGTGAGAACGCCGCCTATGCCCAGGAGGAAGCCCATGTCGATTATCTGGGTGGCGCTTTCATAGCTGCCGCCAAAGCAATGGAAAATGCCTTTTAAGCCTTTTGCGGCAAAGGGCTTTACGGCATTGATGGTTTCCTGCATGGCATTACGGGTGTGGATGACGATGGGCAGGTTTAGATCGAGGGCCCATTGCATCTGCCTGTCGAATGCGTCGTGCTGTTGCTGGGTGAAGGTTTTGTCCCAGTAGAAATCGAGGCCTATTTCGCCTATGGCGGCGAAGGGGCGTTTGCTGAGCCACTCTTTTACGATGGCAAGTTCGGTTTCGTAGTTTTCCTTTACATAACAGGGATGGAGGCCCATCATGGCGATACAAACGCCGGGATAGGCTTTTTCCAGTTCCAGCATCGGTTCTATGGCTGTGCTGTCGATTCCGGGGAGGTAGAATCTTTGGACGCCGGCTTTTTGGGCTCTTCCTATCATTTCCGGCCTGTCATGTTTAAAATCCTCGTCATATAAATGACAGTGTGTATCTATCAGATGCATATGTCTAAAAAACTTTTTATCCCAAAAACGGGTTATTTTAAAAAAATATTTTGACGCGATTCAACCAAGGTCTATATTTGATCCAGTTTTCATAGGGTACGGATTAAAAACGGGCTGAGGTGTTTACCTCGGCCTCCATTTTTTTAGGGGGTATCCCTTCTCACCCGGTTCTTCATCAGTCCTCTCTTTATTCATAAATCTCCAGCAGGCCTTCGGGCAACACTACGTGTACTTCTTTGGCTTCGCGGTCTATGTTTTTAAGCGTCTCCTTGTGTAAGGGTATCAGCGCCTCATTGTTGCGATAAGTGATACGCAGGAGCACCTGGTGCGGCTGTTCTATCACTTCTTCCACGGGGCCTAAAGGTTCACCTTCGTTGATCAACTGGTAACCCAGTAAGCTCAGCGGGGATTTTGTGCCGGCCATAGACCGGAAATCGGCGTCTGCAAGCCAGAGGTTCTTCCTGATGATACGTTGCGCTGCTTCGGGGGTGTCGATACCTTCCAGTTTCAGGTATACCTCATTTGTATCCTTTGGGCGGGCGGCTTC from Filimonas effusa includes the following:
- the rimM gene encoding ribosome maturation factor RimM (Essential for efficient processing of 16S rRNA), coding for MDYIHIGKIAASFGLKGEVILVHPLNKKLSFKGVEAVFIEQQKGDRLPYFIEAARPKDTNEVYLKLEGIDTPEAAQRIIRKNLWLADADFRSMAGTKSPLSLLGYQLINEGEPLGPVEEVIEQPHQVLLRITYRNNEALIPLHKETLKNIDREAKEVHVVLPEGLLEIYE
- a CDS encoding TatD family hydrolase, whose protein sequence is MHLIDTHCHLYDEDFKHDRPEMIGRAQKAGVQRFYLPGIDSTAIEPMLELEKAYPGVCIAMMGLHPCYVKENYETELAIVKEWLSKRPFAAIGEIGLDFYWDKTFTQQQHDAFDRQMQWALDLNLPIVIHTRNAMQETINAVKPFAAKGLKGIFHCFGGSYESATQIIDMGFLLGIGGVLTYKNAGLPEVLAKIDLAHIVLETDAPYLPPVPFRGKRNESAYLIPIVEKLGDIKQMAAEKVAEITSENALKIFRV